GCCGCCCGGCGTGGCCCGCGCCTTCCAGTACCTCGTCGATGAGTCGCACGGCCTGCCGCTGCTGCTGCTGCTCAGCGGCTTTCTCATCGCCCTGCGCTACGATACCGGCACGCCCAGTTTCCGGCCCCGCGGCGGCTGGCGGCGCTATTTGCAAAGTCGCGTCGCCCGGGTGTACCCGCTGTATGCCTTGCTCACGCTGGCCACGTTTGCGCTGCTCTGGCGCTGGCACTCGCCTAGCGTCACCCCAACCCAGCTTTTCCTAAATCTGACGCTGCTGCGCGGCTTTTTCGACGAATACAAGTTCACCGGCATCGGCCAGGCTTGGTCCCTCACACTGCTCGAATGCTTTTACCTGGCGGCCCCGCTGCTGCTTGGCCTGCGGGCCCGGGGCGTCGCGCTGTGGCTGCAGCCGCTGCTGTTGCTGGCCCTGGGCGCAGGGCTGGTGGCGCTGCTGGCTCCGCTGCACTGGCACGGCCTGTTTGGAACGTACCCGTTCATGCTCATGTACACGTTTCTGGGGCACAGCCTGGAGTTCTTTATCGGCGTGTGGCTGGCCGGCCGCTACCAATCCGGCAAATTGGGCTGGCCTGTGGGCTATTGGCGCACTGCCGGCGGCGTGTTGCTCTGGATAGCCGTCACGGTCGCTCTGGGCCTCACCCAAGCCCAATTCCACAACCCCGACCACCCGCTTACCCTGGTCCTGAACCTGCTCGGGTTGCCTGCGGCGGGCGGCCTATTTTTCGCCGGTTTGCTCAGCGAGCATTCCTGGTTTCGGCAGCTACTCAGCGGCAGCTTGTTTCAGAAGTTGGGCCGGAGTTCCTATGCGTTTTACCTGTTGCACGCCGGCCCGCTGGCCTTTTGGGTTTATGAACGCCTGCCGGGCATTTGGCCGCTACAGCTGCTGGCGGTACAGGTGGTGTCTTATGTAGTGTATCGAGTGGTGGAGGAGCCAATTAGGAAGTGGCTGCGTCCAGCCAGAAGCACCGTTCCGAATGCTGTGCACAAGTCCACTAAATAGCGTAAGCCTGCCCTATTTGCTTTGCTTGCCGCAATTTGTATTGCGTATTAAGAAGGGATAACCGCTAATGGAGTAAGTTGGCAGTAGCGCAACTCAAATGTTAACGGAAATTTCATGACCGACACCGAAAAAATAGTTACCAAAACCAAAGAGTACATTCTAAAGCTTTATTCGGAAGGTTATAGTACACATCAAAATATGGTAACAGGTTTAAAGAATGGTATTGACTATTTTGTTGGACGAAACGACAACAGTGAAACTGTCAAAGACGAAATAATTACTACTTGTTTGAAGGAGTATGAATTACAAACTAAAGTGTTTGACAAAGTTGGACACTTAAAAATGGCTGAGGCTATTAAGTCCGGGTTTATTCGTTTTGTAAACGAACTAAATATAGACGAACTGACCGATGTATCACCTATTCCATTTGAAAGACGAATAAGAAAAGAAGAATTAGAAACACTTACAGCTGCATTAAAAGACAAGTTTGATTTTGGAACTTGGAAAGATGAAAATTATTATTGGGAGCCACTTTCCAAAACTCAAAACAAAGTCCCTCTAATTTACTTTGAAGCCGAATTATTCAAGTCAAAGGATGTTGAAAAAGTATTTGAAATCGTAAAATCAATTTCAGGCGACAGAATTTACCTGTTGACAGAGGAAAGCATTAATTATGAGATTGCAACTTCAGCTTTAGAGCTTGATCGGATTGAATCAGCCTATTGCAACTTTGAAACTGATTGGCTAATTTATATTTCCCATGAAGGGACAATAACTTTTTCAGGACAAAAATTAATAACAGAAATTGAAAACAAGTTGACAGAAATAATCAAACATAAAAATCCGTGGGACTAATAAACTCAGCTAGCAAGTCTTGCTAAATGTGGAACTGATGCAATACTCATGGGCTGATGGCAGTGATTCTATTAAGCGGTAGTGATGAAAATGCCCACATTCGGCAATACCCGAATTGTTACAATTAAAAAAGCGCCGTTGCTGAATTAATCAGCAGCGGCGCTTTTTGCTTTAATTAAGCAGGCTTTAACCTAATCTACATTATCATGCAGAAACCGGTTGTCTCCCAGCAATTCATTATCATCTGACAAATTAAAACGCGAGATATTCTGCGCTGAGCTCGGTTCAACATTCTCCAGTTTCACCTGGCGGCGCAGGTAAGCGGGCGTGTCGTACTGGCTCACTGCCTCGGGCGGCAAGCCATTGCTCAATTCCTGCAGGCGACGACGACGCTCCAGTGCCTGGGCATCCATGGCGGGCCGCGACCGATTTTCTGACGAAGGCGAAGCTGCCGGAGTTGGCGTAGCACTCGAAGTCAGTACCGGCTCCGTGGGGGCACTGGCGGGGATGCCAGCCAACGGCGGCGCATTGTGCGACGAAGGACCGTTCAAATCAAACGTGACGCGGGCTGGCTCGGGCGTTGAGCTGCCGAAGCTGGGCACGAATGGCGCCGTTGGGTTGCTAGCCACCGGAGCGGCTGGCGCAACCGGCGTAAGAGCCGTTTCTACCGGAGCTGCAGCAACTGGAGCTGCCTCCGCCGTGCTGGTCCCGGGCGTATTGATGGAGTGTGCATCACGGGCAAAACCCGTGGCAATTACCGTCACGCGAATGCTTTGGCCCAACGACTCGTCGATGCCGTGGCCGAAAATCATTTCGGCGTCTTGGCCGGCTTTCTCCTGAATGTATTCCGTGATTTCCGTCAGCTCGTCCATCTCCAGCTCGTGCTCGGCGCCCGACATGATGGAGAGCAGAATGCGCTGCGCACCGTGGATGTCGGTGTTGTTAAGCAGCGGAGAGTTCAGGGCTTCCTCGGCGGCGCGGCGGGCGCGGTTTTCACCGTCGGTTACGCTGCTGCCCATTACGGCGGCACCGCTGTCCTTCATCACCGTTTTCACGTCCTCAAAGTCCACGTTCACATCGGCCGTCACCGTAATGATTTCGGCAATGGACTTCGCGGCCGTGGTCAGCACGGTGTCGGCCTTGGCAAAGGCGGCACCCATGGTCAGGTTGCCGTAAATCTGGGGCAGCTTGTCGTTGAGAATCACCAGCACCGTGTCGCAGTGCTCGCTCAACGCCTTGATGCCTTCTTCGGCCTGCTGACGCTTCTTCTTGCCCTCGAACATGAACGGCGCCGTCACGATGCCTACCGTCAGAATGCCCAGCTCCTGCGCTACCTGCGCAATTACCGGGGCCGCGCCGGTGCCCGTGCCGCCGCCCATGCCCGCCGTGATGAACAGCATCTTGGTGCCTTGGTTCAGCAAGTCGCGGATTTGCTCTTTGCTTTCAATAGCTGCCTGACGGCCGCGCTCGGGCTTGGCACCCGCGCCGAGGCCTTCAGTCAGGTCCACTCCTATTTGGAGCTTATTGGGCACCGTGGAGCTTTGTAGCGCCTGGTGGTCGGTGTTGCAAATGATAAACTCCACGTCCTTGATGCCCTGCTTATGCATGTGCTTCACGGCATTGGAGCCACCGCCCCCCACGCCAATCACCTTGATGATTGACTTGTTCTGGGCAGGAATGTCGAATTTGTAATTCATAAATGACAAAGTATGAATTATGAGTTATGAATTATGAGTTGCAAGCCAGCCAAAAACCAGTGGCCAACTCATAATTCATAACCCATAACTCATAACTAGATTCTAATAGGATTTATCGTCGTAATCGTCAATCAGCAACCCCTTGGTGCGGGTGATGATGTCCTTGAAGAAGCGGCTGGCAGCGCCGGGCTCCTTGGGCTTGGCGGGCACGGGGGCCGGAGCCGGGGCAGCGGGCACGTAAGCGCGCGTTTCTACCGGAGCGGTGGCCGGCGCCGGGGCAGCCTGCTGTACGGGGGCATAGTAAGCGGGAATCACCTGCTCTTCCTGCTCGTAGGGTGCACGCGAGTTGGTGCGCTCGTCGAGCGAGTGGTAGCCCGATAGCACCAAACCCACGGTAGTGGCATACATCGGCGATTTCACCGCCTCGATGCGGCTCTTGCCGAGGTGCTGGTTGGGGTAGCCAATGCGGGTATCCAGACCGGTGATGTACTCGGTGAGCTGCTCCAGGTTCTGCAGCTGCGAGCCGCCACCCGTGAGCACAATGCCGGCCGACAGCTTGTCGTGCAGGCCCATGCGGTAGATTTCGGCATACACCAGCTCCATGATTTCCGACATGCGGGCCTCGATGATGTACGCCAGGTTCTTGAGCGACACTTCTTTGGGCGGGCGGTTGGGCAGGCCAGGGATGCTCACGATTTCGTAATCGGAAGCTTCCTCGGCGATGGCCTTGCCGAATTTCACCTTCAGCTGCTCGGCCTGGCCGGGGGCCACGTTGCAGCCGGCTTTGATGTCCTGCGTAATAATGTTGCCACCGAACGGCAGTACCGCCGCGTGGCGGATGATGCCGTCCTTAAACACGGCCAGGTCAGTCGTTCCACCTCCGATGTCAATCAGGGCCACGCCGGCCTCTTTCTCCTCCTCGGAGAGAATGGACATCGAGCTAGCCAGCGGCTCCAAAATCAGGTCGGCAATTTCCAGCCCGGCTTTGGTTACGCACTTGTTGATGTTGTTGATGGCCGTGCTCTGCGCCGTGATGATGTGGAAATTGCCTTCCAAGCGCACGCCTTCGTAGCCCACGGGGTCGGCGATGCCTTCCTCGTAGTCCACTTTGTAGTCCTGCGGCATCACATGAATGATTTGCGAGCCGGGCTGGGTCACGAGGCGGTACATGTCCTGCGTGAGGCGGTTCACGTCGTCCGGACCGATGGTATCGTGCGAGTTGCGCGTGATGCTGCCGTTGTGCTGCAGGCTCTTGATGTGCTGGCCTGCAATGCCCACGTTTACCAATCCAATGCTAATTCCGGATTGTTCTTCGGCTTGCCGAATCGCCCGTTTAATGGCGTCGACGGTTTTGTCAATATTGAGTACGATGCCCCGCGAAACGCCCTCCGACACAGCTTTGCCCATGCCCAGGATTTCCAGTTTACCGAATTCGTTTTTACGGCCCACCAGGGCGCAGATTTTTGTGGTGCCAATGTCGAGCCCGACGACGATTTTGTCTTGTTGCATAGATGCGGTGCTGGCGAGCGTGAAGGAAACTTGGGTTGGGGGTTGAGAGATTTTTGACCCTAAGGTCTATGTTTCAGCGAATTACTATTCGCAGATAATTTGATTTTGGTATTCCACGTTTACACGATGGTAGGTATCCCATCCCAAAACTGACGGAATTTGCCGGTAAAATACCATAAGCTTGGCAAATTTCTCGGAAATATTTTCGGGTAGGCCAAATTCGATGCGCTGGTCGCCCACCTGCTGGGTGAACGAGAGCTTGCCGCTCGGCTCAATAAAGACCTCCGAGACCTGCGCTTTCCAGAATTCGTGCTCGTCGACATAGCGCAAAAACTCAAGGTAGCGCTTACCGGTGCTATCCTGGAAAAATGCACTTGGCAGGCTGCCGCCGCTGGGCCGCGCCACCGTGGCCACGCGCGCCGTAAACAGCGGCGAGAGCGGCAGCACGTGCCCTTCGGCATCCACGTAGGTGTCGAGGCGGGTGTCGGGGTGGGTGATGCGGGCAATGGGGCGATTTTGGCGCACGTCGGCATGCAGGTTGCCGGCCAGGTCGCGGTATACCTGGGCTTCGCGCACGAAGGGATGGGCGCGGAGCCGGTCTTCCAGCTGCCGGAGGCGGGGGCCTTCGGGCCGGGTGCCCAGCACGGGCTCGGCGCCACCTTTGGTGAGCAACGCCGTCACGCCCCGTTCGCTGATGAAATAATTATCGAATTCGTTGGCAATGTTCACCGATACTTCGCCCACCGGACGGGCTGCCTGGCGCATGGCGGCGAAAATACCGAGGCCGCCCAGCACCAACAGGCAAGCAGCAGCAACTAATAGGTTTCTAACGGTGCGTTCCAAAGACTAATAAGGTAACGGTGTGATGAAGTAAGGTGGTATTAAAAGCCATAATTTTTTAGCGTAATCTATTTCCAGCGCTCGGTCAGTAATAATTTTAATTGCGGCACCAACGTGTCAATATCCCCCGCGCCTACCGTGGCCAAAACATCAAACGATGTGTCGGTTTTGGCCGCGGCCAGCACTTGCTCTTTGGTTTGGATGGCTTTGGTTGGGGAAGTAATGTTTGATAAGATTATTTCCGAAGTAATTCCCGGAATTGGCTTTTCTCGAGCTGGGTAAATATCTAACAAAAATACCTCATCTGCAATACTTAAGCTCTTAGAAAAACCTTCGGCGAAATCCCGCGTCCGCGTAAATAGGTGCGGCTGAAAAATTACGCGCAGTCGCTTGCCAGGGTAAAGGGTCCGCACCGACCGCAAAAAGGCCTCAATTTCGCGCGGATGATGGGCGTAGTCGTCCAAATAGACGTTTTGGGGCGTGGTGACCACAAACTCAAACCGGCGTTTTACGCCCCGGTACGCCGCGACGGCAGCACGTAATTTTTCCGGAATTATTTTGTGAATTTGGGCGACGGCCGCGGCCGCCAGCATGTTTTCCACGTTGTGGTAGCCCGGCACCGCCAATTCCAGGTTGGGCACGAGGCCTTGCGGGCCGTGCAAATCGAAGTGAAATTGGTGGCCTTCGGCCGAAATAGCGGCGGCAAACAATTCCGGCCCCTGCTCGGCCGAGAGGCCGTAGCGGATAACGTTGGTACCGGCCGGTGCGGCCGCGGCCACGCTCGGGTCGGCGGTGTGGTTGATGAGCAGCGTGCCCCCGGGCTTGAGCTGGGCCACAAACTGGCGGAAGGATTCTATCAGCGCGTTTTGGTCCCCGTAGATGTCGAGGTGGTCGGCATCGGTGCTGGTGACGATGGCGATGTCGGGAAAGAGCGTGAGAAAGCTGCGGTCGTATTCGTCGGCTTCCACCACAATGGGGGCTTGCTCGCTGCGCGGCAGCAAGAGGTTGCTGCCCAGGTTCACCGCAATGCCGCCCAGGAAGGCGCCCACGTCGAGGCCGGCGTGGTGCAGCAAGTGGGCCACCATGCTGCTGGTGGTGGTTTTGCCGTGCGTGCCGGCTACCGCAATGGTGTAGCGGCCCTGCGTGAGCACGCCCAGTACCTGGCTGCGCTTGCGAATGTCGTAGCCCTGGGCCCGCAGCCAGGCCCACTCCAGGCTTTCGGCCGGAATAGCGGGCGTGAGCACCACCAGCGTTTGGGCGCGGTTTTCCCGCACCTCCGCCGGGATATTCTCCACAGCATCGGCGTAATGAATGGCAATGCCTTCGGCAGCTAAGGCTTGCGTCAGCGGCGTTTCGGTTTTATCAAAGCCGCTCACGTGGTGGCCATTGGCCTGAAACCAGCGCGCCAGGGCCGACATGCCAATGCCGCCAATACCCAAAAAGAAAACGTAGGGAAACTGCTCCAATTCAACTAACAATTAACAATGAGCCAAGGCCGGGACTATTGTTGGCGGGGAATTAATTTCAGTAGCTCGTCCACGATGGCAGTGGTGGCCTGGGGCCGGGCCAGCTCCAGCACGCGGGCGCTGAGTTGGTGCTGGCGCTCGGTATCGGCGAGCAGGCGCAGGGCTTCGTCGTAGAGGCGCGTGCGGGCGTGCTCGTCGGTGATGAGCACGGCGGCGCCTTTGCCCACCAGCGCCAGGGCGTTTTTGGTTTGGTGGTCTTCGGCCACGTTGGGCGAGGGCACCAGGATGCAGGCCTTGCCGGTAAGGCTCAGCTCAGAAACGGACAGGGCGCCGGCGCGGCTTACGACGACGTCGGCCGCGGCATACGCCAAATCCATGCGCTGGATAAATTCCAGGGCTTGTAGCTTGTCTTGCTCGTAGGGCTCGGCCAGTTTTTGGGCTTCGGGGAAGTAGAGCTTGCCGGTTTGCCAGAGCAGCTGCACGCCGGCCTCGCGGAGGCGCGGCAAAGCCGCGGCCGTGGCCAGGTTGAGCGTGCGGGCGCCCAGGCTGCCGCCCACCACGAGCAGCGTTTTCTTGTTGGGGTCCAGCCCGAAAAACTTCAGGGCTTCGGCGCGGTCGCCGGTGGCAATTTCGCTGCGCACCGGGTTGCCGGTTAGCACAATTTTTTCGCGGGGGAAGAATTTCTCCATCCCATCATACGCCACGCAAATCCGGTTCACCCGCCGGGCAAGCAGCTTGTTGACTAGGCCGGCGTAGGAGTTCTGCTCCTGAATGAGCGACGGAATGCCCTGCGACGTGGCGGCCAGCAGCACGGGCGCCGAGGCATAGCCCCCCACTCCTACCACGGCATCGGGCCGGAACTCTTTAATCAATTTCCCCGCCTTGCGCACCGACCGCAGCACGCGCATCGGAAACAGCAAATTCTGGGGTGTAAGCCGCCGCTGCAGGCCGGTGATATCCAGCCCAACGATTTTGTAGCCGGCTTCGGGTACGCGCGTCATTTCCATGCGGCCGTTGGCGCCCACGAATAGGATTTCGGTATCGGGCAGCCGGCGGCGTAGTTCATTGGCAATGGCCACCGCTGGGAAAATGTGCCCACCGGTGCCGCCGCCGCTGATGATGACGCGAAGAGGATGAGTCATGTTTAGGTAGAACGTCAGGCAGAGCAGCGGTGGCGCTTGCTATTGGGCGACCAACTGGAAGCAGTTGCCCGGTAGCGAGGCGTTGGCCAGCTCAACTTGAGCGGTTAGGCGTTTACATATGCGCGCTTGCTGGGGATGCGGGCGGTGTCGTCGGGCTCGCCGGTCATGGGGCGCACTTCGCGCTCACCGCGGCTCACGGCCAGAATAATGCCGATGCTGATGCCCGTGAAGATAAGCGAGGTACCACCCATGCTCAGCAAGGGCAGCGGCAGACCGGTAATGGGGCCCAGCCCCACCGACACGCCCATGTTCACCAGTGCCTGCAACACCAGGCTAAAACTCAGGCCCGCCGAGAGCAGGCCCCCGAAAGCGCCGTAGCTGTTCATCACCGTTTTGAGCCCTCGATACAGGAAAGCCAGGTAGAGAAACAACACCACGGCCCCGCCAATCAGGCCGTATTCTTCGATGATGATGGCGTAGATGAAGTCGGAATACGGGTGGGGCAGAATGTTGCGCTCGGTGCTTTTGCCCGGGCCTTTGCCCGCGATGCCGCCGGTGGCAATGGCTATGTAACTGTGCTCGAGCTGGAAGGGCGTTTTTTTCGTTTTGTCGGTGAAATTCGTAACGCGTGACATTACCGTGCCCAGGCGCTGGCCCAAGGCCAAACCGCCCCCGCCCAGCACCACAAAAATGCCCACCATGACGGCCATGTGCTTGAGCGGCACCCGGCCGATGAACATCAGCAGCATGCAGGTAGCAAACAGCAGCAATGCCGTAGAGGCATTACTCAGAATAATGAGGCTGCAAATAGTGCCCACCCACAGCATCACCGGAAGCACCGTCGACTTAAAATCGTCGAGGTGCTGCTGGCGCCGGCTGAGCATGCTGGCCAGGTGCGAAATCAGGGCCAGCTTGGCTAAGTCCGAGGGCTGGAACGTTTGGTTAATCACCGGGATGGTCATCCACCGCGACGCGCCGTTGGTTTCGCCGCCCAGGAAGAACGTAAACAGCAGCAACGGCACGCTTACCAGCAGCGCGTAGAGCGACAGGCGCGAGTAGTGACGGTAGTCGATGCGGTGCGCCAGCCACATGCAAACCAGCCCCACGAGAATCAGTCCGGTATGCTTGAAGAGGAAGGCTTCGGTGTTGCCGTCCATCTTCTTGTACGCCAGCGTGCCCGTGGCCGAGTACACCACGGCGATGCTGATAAAGGAGAACAGCAGCACGATGGCCCACAGAATGGGGTCGCCTTTAAGATTGCGCTGCAGCCAGTTGTTGGATGGTTCCATTGGGGAGGGAGTGACGGGGTAATGGAGTGGCTGAGGGAAGACAGGAATGGCGGGATAGGCAAAAAAGCATTGGTTAGGACGTCACTTCGTCGCTCAGGGCCTGGACGGCGGCCGTGAACTGATGGCCCCGGTCTTCGTAGTTTTTGAATAAGTCGAAGCTGGCGCAGCAGGGCGAGAGCAGCACCACGTCGCCGGGGGCAGCCAGCGCGGCGGCGCGGCGTACGGCGTCGGTCATGCTTTGGGTTTCTTCCACGTGGGGCACCACGCTATCGAAGGCGGCGTGGAGCTTGGCATTGTCCACGCCCAGGCAGATGAGAGCCTTCACGCGGGCTTCAGCCAGGTGCAGCAGGTTGCTGTAGTCGTTGCCCTTGTCGGTGCCGCCAGCAATCCAGACGATGGGCTGCTTGATGCCGTCGAGGGCGTACCAGGCCGCTTCCACGTTGGTGGCCTTGCTGTCGTTGATGAAGCGCACGCCGTTGATTTCGCCCACGGGCTGGAGGCGGTGCTCGGCGTTTTGGAACGTGGCCAGGGCCGCCTCTATTTGCTCGGGGCTCACGCCCGCAACTCGGGCGGCCAAGACGGCGGCCAGGATATTCTGCCGGTTGTGCTGGCCAATCAAGGGGGAATTGGCAATGCTTACCTCCTGGCGGTTGTCGGGGCTCAGGTCGGTGGTGAAGTCAACGCAGAGCGTGGTCTCGCCGGTGTAGTAGCCGGCCAGGTGCACATCGTGGCGGTGGTGCAGGCTGAAGGGCAGCAGGCGCGTTTCCATAAAGGAAGACTGCAGGTAGCGGGCCGTCACTTCATCATCGGCGTTGTAGATGAATGCGCCCTCGCTGTCCAGGTTGCGGGCAATGCGCAGCTTGGCCTGGGCGTATTTTTCCAGGGAGTAGTCGTAGCGGTCGAGGTGGTCGGGCGTGATGTTGAGCAGCACCGCAATCCAGGGCTGGAAGTCGTGGGTGTCGTCCAGCTGAAAGCTGCTCAGCTCAATTACGTAGTAGTCGTGCTGGTCGGCAATGACCTGCTCGGCCAGGCTGTAGCCCACGTTGCCGGCCAGGCCCACGTTCAGGCCCGCGCTTTTCAGCAAGT
This region of Hymenobacter sedentarius genomic DNA includes:
- a CDS encoding acyltransferase family protein, with the translated sequence MPVAEPSASVAAGISPGMPQPSGYLPALTGLRAIAAWLVFFNHYPLGPVPPPGVARAFQYLVDESHGLPLLLLLSGFLIALRYDTGTPSFRPRGGWRRYLQSRVARVYPLYALLTLATFALLWRWHSPSVTPTQLFLNLTLLRGFFDEYKFTGIGQAWSLTLLECFYLAAPLLLGLRARGVALWLQPLLLLALGAGLVALLAPLHWHGLFGTYPFMLMYTFLGHSLEFFIGVWLAGRYQSGKLGWPVGYWRTAGGVLLWIAVTVALGLTQAQFHNPDHPLTLVLNLLGLPAAGGLFFAGLLSEHSWFRQLLSGSLFQKLGRSSYAFYLLHAGPLAFWVYERLPGIWPLQLLAVQVVSYVVYRVVEEPIRKWLRPARSTVPNAVHKSTK
- the ftsZ gene encoding cell division protein FtsZ codes for the protein MNYKFDIPAQNKSIIKVIGVGGGGSNAVKHMHKQGIKDVEFIICNTDHQALQSSTVPNKLQIGVDLTEGLGAGAKPERGRQAAIESKEQIRDLLNQGTKMLFITAGMGGGTGTGAAPVIAQVAQELGILTVGIVTAPFMFEGKKKRQQAEEGIKALSEHCDTVLVILNDKLPQIYGNLTMGAAFAKADTVLTTAAKSIAEIITVTADVNVDFEDVKTVMKDSGAAVMGSSVTDGENRARRAAEEALNSPLLNNTDIHGAQRILLSIMSGAEHELEMDELTEITEYIQEKAGQDAEMIFGHGIDESLGQSIRVTVIATGFARDAHSINTPGTSTAEAAPVAAAPVETALTPVAPAAPVASNPTAPFVPSFGSSTPEPARVTFDLNGPSSHNAPPLAGIPASAPTEPVLTSSATPTPAASPSSENRSRPAMDAQALERRRRLQELSNGLPPEAVSQYDTPAYLRRQVKLENVEPSSAQNISRFNLSDDNELLGDNRFLHDNVD
- the ftsA gene encoding cell division protein FtsA; the encoded protein is MQQDKIVVGLDIGTTKICALVGRKNEFGKLEILGMGKAVSEGVSRGIVLNIDKTVDAIKRAIRQAEEQSGISIGLVNVGIAGQHIKSLQHNGSITRNSHDTIGPDDVNRLTQDMYRLVTQPGSQIIHVMPQDYKVDYEEGIADPVGYEGVRLEGNFHIITAQSTAINNINKCVTKAGLEIADLILEPLASSMSILSEEEKEAGVALIDIGGGTTDLAVFKDGIIRHAAVLPFGGNIITQDIKAGCNVAPGQAEQLKVKFGKAIAEEASDYEIVSIPGLPNRPPKEVSLKNLAYIIEARMSEIMELVYAEIYRMGLHDKLSAGIVLTGGGSQLQNLEQLTEYITGLDTRIGYPNQHLGKSRIEAVKSPMYATTVGLVLSGYHSLDERTNSRAPYEQEEQVIPAYYAPVQQAAPAPATAPVETRAYVPAAPAPAPVPAKPKEPGAASRFFKDIITRTKGLLIDDYDDKSY
- a CDS encoding cell division protein FtsQ/DivIB yields the protein MERTVRNLLVAAACLLVLGGLGIFAAMRQAARPVGEVSVNIANEFDNYFISERGVTALLTKGGAEPVLGTRPEGPRLRQLEDRLRAHPFVREAQVYRDLAGNLHADVRQNRPIARITHPDTRLDTYVDAEGHVLPLSPLFTARVATVARPSGGSLPSAFFQDSTGKRYLEFLRYVDEHEFWKAQVSEVFIEPSGKLSFTQQVGDQRIEFGLPENISEKFAKLMVFYRQIPSVLGWDTYHRVNVEYQNQIICE
- the murC gene encoding UDP-N-acetylmuramate--L-alanine ligase, whose amino-acid sequence is MLVELEQFPYVFFLGIGGIGMSALARWFQANGHHVSGFDKTETPLTQALAAEGIAIHYADAVENIPAEVRENRAQTLVVLTPAIPAESLEWAWLRAQGYDIRKRSQVLGVLTQGRYTIAVAGTHGKTTTSSMVAHLLHHAGLDVGAFLGGIAVNLGSNLLLPRSEQAPIVVEADEYDRSFLTLFPDIAIVTSTDADHLDIYGDQNALIESFRQFVAQLKPGGTLLINHTADPSVAAAAPAGTNVIRYGLSAEQGPELFAAAISAEGHQFHFDLHGPQGLVPNLELAVPGYHNVENMLAAAAVAQIHKIIPEKLRAAVAAYRGVKRRFEFVVTTPQNVYLDDYAHHPREIEAFLRSVRTLYPGKRLRVIFQPHLFTRTRDFAEGFSKSLSIADEVFLLDIYPAREKPIPGITSEIILSNITSPTKAIQTKEQVLAAAKTDTSFDVLATVGAGDIDTLVPQLKLLLTERWK
- the murG gene encoding undecaprenyldiphospho-muramoylpentapeptide beta-N-acetylglucosaminyltransferase; translation: MTHPLRVIISGGGTGGHIFPAVAIANELRRRLPDTEILFVGANGRMEMTRVPEAGYKIVGLDITGLQRRLTPQNLLFPMRVLRSVRKAGKLIKEFRPDAVVGVGGYASAPVLLAATSQGIPSLIQEQNSYAGLVNKLLARRVNRICVAYDGMEKFFPREKIVLTGNPVRSEIATGDRAEALKFFGLDPNKKTLLVVGGSLGARTLNLATAAALPRLREAGVQLLWQTGKLYFPEAQKLAEPYEQDKLQALEFIQRMDLAYAAADVVVSRAGALSVSELSLTGKACILVPSPNVAEDHQTKNALALVGKGAAVLITDEHARTRLYDEALRLLADTERQHQLSARVLELARPQATTAIVDELLKLIPRQQ
- a CDS encoding FtsW/RodA/SpoVE family cell cycle protein, with amino-acid sequence MEPSNNWLQRNLKGDPILWAIVLLFSFISIAVVYSATGTLAYKKMDGNTEAFLFKHTGLILVGLVCMWLAHRIDYRHYSRLSLYALLVSVPLLLFTFFLGGETNGASRWMTIPVINQTFQPSDLAKLALISHLASMLSRRQQHLDDFKSTVLPVMLWVGTICSLIILSNASTALLLFATCMLLMFIGRVPLKHMAVMVGIFVVLGGGGLALGQRLGTVMSRVTNFTDKTKKTPFQLEHSYIAIATGGIAGKGPGKSTERNILPHPYSDFIYAIIIEEYGLIGGAVVLFLYLAFLYRGLKTVMNSYGAFGGLLSAGLSFSLVLQALVNMGVSVGLGPITGLPLPLLSMGGTSLIFTGISIGIILAVSRGEREVRPMTGEPDDTARIPSKRAYVNA
- the murD gene encoding UDP-N-acetylmuramoyl-L-alanine--D-glutamate ligase; its protein translation is MTDKMNIVILGAAESGVGAALLAQAKGHAVFVSDRGAIQPAYKEKLTQAGIAFEENQHTLERILQADEVVKSPGIPEKAPVVQALREKKIPIISEIEFAGRYTKARSICITGTNGKTTTTLLTYHLLKSAGLNVGLAGNVGYSLAEQVIADQHDYYVIELSSFQLDDTHDFQPWIAVLLNITPDHLDRYDYSLEKYAQAKLRIARNLDSEGAFIYNADDEVTARYLQSSFMETRLLPFSLHHRHDVHLAGYYTGETTLCVDFTTDLSPDNRQEVSIANSPLIGQHNRQNILAAVLAARVAGVSPEQIEAALATFQNAEHRLQPVGEINGVRFINDSKATNVEAAWYALDGIKQPIVWIAGGTDKGNDYSNLLHLAEARVKALICLGVDNAKLHAAFDSVVPHVEETQSMTDAVRRAAALAAPGDVVLLSPCCASFDLFKNYEDRGHQFTAAVQALSDEVTS